Proteins from a genomic interval of Trifolium pratense cultivar HEN17-A07 linkage group LG6, ARS_RC_1.1, whole genome shotgun sequence:
- the LOC123892553 gene encoding gibberellin-regulated protein 6-like — MAMNKFLASLILALIAISMLQTLVMASNDSHLYDNKGKYGPGSLKSYQCPSQCTRRCGRTQYHKPCMFFCQKCCKKCLCVPPGYYGNKAVCPCYNNWKTQQGGPKCP; from the exons ATGGCCATGAACAAGTTTTTAGCTTCTTTGATCTTAGCACTCATTGCCATTTCCATGCTTCAAACAttg GTCATGGCTAGTAATGATAGCCACCTCTATGATAAcaag GGTAAATATGGACCTGGCAGTCTCAAGAGCTACC AATGTCCATCACAATGTACGAGGAGATGTGGAAGGACACAGTACCACAAACCTTGCATGTTTTTCTGTCAGAAGTGTTGCAAGAAATGCTTGTGTGTACCACCAGGCTATTATGGTAACAAAGCAGTGTGCCCTTGCTACAACAACTGGAAGACCCAACAAGGAGGACCCAAGTgcccttaa